The following are from one region of the Arachis duranensis cultivar V14167 chromosome 10, aradu.V14167.gnm2.J7QH, whole genome shotgun sequence genome:
- the LOC110276537 gene encoding exocyst complex component SEC3A: protein MAKPSADDGELRRACTAAIEDPHQKIVMAIRVAKSHGILGKSSKLGRQMAKPRVLALSMQSKGQRTTAFLHVLKYSTGGVLEVCVLLKLLQIHIFSCFTTYIPVLG, encoded by the exons ATGGCCAAACCGAGTGCCGACGATGGCGAGCTCCGGCGGGCATGCACGGCGGCGATTGAGGATCCCCACCAGAAGATCGTGATGGCGATCAGAGTAGCGAAATCCCACGGGATCTTGGGAAAATCTTCCAAGCTTGGCCGCCAGATGGCGAAGCCAAGGGTTCTTGCTCTCTCCA TGCAATCAAAAGGTCAGAGGACAACAGCATTTCTTCATGTTTTGAAGTATTCTACGGGAGGAGTTCTTGAGGTATGTGTTCTTCTGAAGCTGTTACAAATACATATATTCTCATGTTTCACTACCTATATTCCCGTATTAGGTTAG